The sequence GGGTTAAAGAGCTCAATTAAATGGGGAGCAACCGTTGGCCCGTAAGAGGGCAAGATTTTATTCATAGCAAATTCAGCAATCTCTACATAAGGATCATCCAGTGCCTTGATCGCGAACGGAAACAACCTCAAGTCATGGAACATCCCCTCGGCAAAAGCCGCAACTACAATCTCATAGCGGCCGCTCCCGGTTGTGGACAACGCTTTTTGTACCTCGGCCAGTTTACGGTAAGTGAAGCTTGTAGACAAATAGATCTTATGGCTATCCATTTCCATAATTTCTCCATCAGGAGCTGTAGAGCCTTGTGTATATAACACTGAGCCTAGCAATAATGCTAGGTCCTGCAGCTGTATTGCGGATGCCTGCCCTTCTGCCGGCTCCAATAGTGCCGATATGCCTTCTCCCAATCTTTTGAAAATAGCTGCCCGTTCGCCAAGCTGTTGAAACTGCGGCAGAAGACGTTTTAAACGAAAATCTCCTGGAGCCAAATCACTTCCGGCAATATATAGCCTTCTCACCTCTTGATGTAGCTCCTGCAACAACGCTGTACTCATGGGTTGTCCCCCTATTGTTATTATAAGATTTAGTATAAAAGACGAGTAATGGCTGCATCCTTAACAATTGTGAGCGGCTGGGCAACAAGTCGGCCCTGATCCATTCGATGCTCGAACATGACCAGTATAGAGCTATTATCCACTTGAGCAGCATCGAGGTAAGGAAGCAAACCTACCGTACCCTCTGGCAAGGCCGAGATATCTTCGAGCACTAGCTGGTAACCAGACTCATCCGTAATGGCAAACTGTCCACTTGCTGTTCTGCCTAACTTGGCAGCATGCAGCAGCAGAACTGGCGTTTTATCACTGAGTGGGTTTTTTAACTGATTTTTCACCTTTTTAATGACCTCCGCGTAGGAACGGTGCGCCTTATCCCCAATTTCGGCCACATCTCCAGCAGTTACAGGGCGAGGTGTCATTTGTTCATACCGTACTCTGGCATTCATCTCACCCGGATACTTATATAGCATTGAAATCTGAGCAATCTCGAAGAAGCTATCATCCTCACGTAAATGCTTCGCCGCCTTATGAGGGCGATACTGTACTGTCCGGTGAATTTCGCCATTTAGTAACTCCAGCCAATAACCGTGGTCAACAAATTCTTGACGTGCGGCATCATCATAGCTGAAAAAGGCTAGCTGGAGCAGCTCGACTCCTTCTCTCACCTTTCCGAATGCCTTCAGTTCTGTTAACTGCCACGCATGACCCAGCCATTCCTCCATCGTAGACTCATGATCAAGCGTGAGCTCTGGGTCCTCTTGCTTGTTAATCAGATACGCTCGGCCCTTCTTAATAAAAGCATGCAGCTCAGTCAACTGTTCCGCAGCATATGTATAACTCTCTTCACGGTCACGATCATCAGCTAGCAGCAGGGCGAACCGACGCAACTCAGTCTGCGCTCCAGACAAATAGTAGTTGCCCATTTGCTTCACATGCTCGTGAATATTTTTCAGCATTTTATTATCAATTGTACCTAGCCCGCTGCGAATGAGCGAAAGAATCAACTTTTCCAACACATCCAGACCTTCCAG comes from Paenibacillus sp. 19GGS1-52 and encodes:
- a CDS encoding SWIM zinc finger family protein, producing the protein MLQLTASYIDSLAPNAAAIKNGQGLVKKKSLVQLNCSETGELLFGECSGSGKSNYVCSVDFIIQDKPVYRCTCPSRQFPCKHVLGLMYAYSDGMKFTVAAIPEDISVKREKAEKREETKAEQESGTAELKPKKVNKSALKKKITAQLEGLDVLEKLILSLIRSGLGTIDNKMLKNIHEHVKQMGNYYLSGAQTELRRFALLLADDRDREESYTYAAEQLTELHAFIKKGRAYLINKQEDPELTLDHESTMEEWLGHAWQLTELKAFGKVREGVELLQLAFFSYDDAARQEFVDHGYWLELLNGEIHRTVQYRPHKAAKHLREDDSFFEIAQISMLYKYPGEMNARVRYEQMTPRPVTAGDVAEIGDKAHRSYAEVIKKVKNQLKNPLSDKTPVLLLHAAKLGRTASGQFAITDESGYQLVLEDISALPEGTVGLLPYLDAAQVDNSSILVMFEHRMDQGRLVAQPLTIVKDAAITRLLY